A single Balaenoptera ricei isolate mBalRic1 chromosome 13, mBalRic1.hap2, whole genome shotgun sequence DNA region contains:
- the EGR4 gene encoding early growth response protein 4: MLHLSEFSGPDALLVKSTEGCCSEPSTELTRLPARDPPAAAGYPGAGDFLSWALSSCGAGGDLADSCFLEGPAPTPPPGLSYSGSFFIQAVPEHPHDPEALFNLMSGILGLAPFPGAEAAASRSPLDASFPAGSDALLPGPPDLFSPDLGATVFPEAFWEASPSAGAPPQCLYEPHLSPPDVKPGLRAPPASPALDTAPAFKGPYAPWELLSAGAPGSCGSQGGYQGAPEARFPPMGAKIEDLLSISCPAELPAGPSSRLYTAGAYDAFPLAPGDLGEGTESLPGLLTPTSGEGGSSGEGGEFLDGTQPELSPLGLRSAGADFPKPLVADLPGSSGVPEPAGPPPVPFPQAKARRKGRRGGKCSARCFCPRPHAKAFACPVESCVRSFARSDELNRHLRIHTGHKPFQCRICLRNFSRSDHLTTHVRTHTGEKPFACDVCGRRFARSDEKKRHSKVHLKQKARAEERLKGLGFYSLGLSFAAL; this comes from the exons ATGCTCCACCTTAGCGAGTTTTCTGGCCCCGACGCGCTCCTGGTAAAGTCCACCGAGGGCTGTTGCTCTGAACCCAGTACCGAACTGACCCGGCTGCCCGCCAGGGACCCACCCGCAGCCGCCGGCTATCCCGGAG CAGGTGACTTCTTGAGCTGGGCCTTGAGCAGCTGCGGCGCCGGGGGGGACTTAGCCGACTCCTGCTTCCTGGAGGGGCCTGCGCCCACGCCTCCTCCCGGCCTCAGCTACAGTGGTAGCTTCTTCATCCAGGCAGTACCCGAACACCCGCACGATCCGGAGGCACTCTTCAACCTCATGTCGGGCATCCTAGGCCTGGCACCTTTCCCGGGCGCTGAGGCGGCAGCATCCCGGTCTCCTCTGGACGCCTCTTTTCCCGCAGGCTCCGACGCCTTGCTGCCGGGTCCGCCAGACCTTTTCTCCCCGGATCTGGGCGCTACCGTCTTCCCAGAGGCGTTCTGGGAGGCCTCACCCTCGGCGGGCGCCCCCCCACAGTGCCTGTATGAGCCTCATCTCTCCCCACCCGACGTTAAGCCCGGCCTCCGGGCTCCTCCGGCTTCTCCTGCGCTGGACACTGCCCCGGCCTTCAAAGGTCCCTACGCTCCATGGGAGCTGCTCTCAGCCGGGGCTCCAGGGAGCTGTGGGTCACAGGGAGGCTACCAGGGCGCCCCGGAGGCCCGTTTCCCCCCGATGGGGGCCAAGATTGAAGACCTGTTGTCCATCAGCTGCCCCGCGGAGCTGCCGGCTGGCCCCTCCAGCAGACTGTACACGGCGGGGGCCTACGATGCTTTCCCGCTGGCCCCGGGTGACTTAGGGGAGGGAACCGAGAGCCTCCCGGGGCTCCTGACCCCTactagtggggagggagggagtagcGGCGAAGGCGGAGAGTTTCTAGATGGTACGCAGCCTGAGCTTTCCCCGCTGGGCCTCCGCAGCGCCGGGGCGGACTTCCCGAAACCTCTGGTGGCGGACCTCCCCGGGAGCAGTGGCGTGCCTGAGCCTGCAGGACCGCCGCCGGTCCCATTCCCCCAGGCCAAGGCGCGGCGCAAGGGGCGCCGGGGCGGCAAGTGCAGCGCACGCTGCTTCTGCCCTCGGCCGCACGCCAAGGCATTTGCTTGCCCGGTGGAGAGCTGTGTGCGCAGCTTTGCGCGCTCTGACGAGCTCAACCGCCACCTGCGCATCCACACGGGCCACAAGCCGTTCCAGTGCCGCATCTGCCTCCGCAACTTCAGCCGCAGCGACCACCTTACCACACACGTGCGCACCCACACAGGCGAGAAGCCCTTTGCCTGCGACGTGTGCGGCCGCCGCTTCGCGCGCAGCGATGAGAAGAAACGGCACAGCAAGGTGCACCTCAAGCAGAAGGCGCGCGCCGAGGAGCGGCTCAAGGGCCTTGGCTTTTACTCGTTGGGCCTCTCCTTCGCTGCGCTGTGA
- the FBXO41 gene encoding F-box only protein 41: protein MASLDLPYRCPRCGEHKRFRSLSSLRAHLEYSHTYETLYILSKTNSICDGAAAAAAAAAAAASGFPLAPEPAALLAVPGARREVFESTSFQGKEQAAGPSPAAPHLLHHHHHHAPLAHFPGDLVPASLPCEELAEPGLVPAAAARYALREIEIPLGELFARKSVASSACSTPPPGPGPGPASASPASPSPADVAYEEGLARLKIRALEKLEVDRRLERLSEEVEQKIAGQVGRLQAELERKAAELETARQESARLGREKEELEERASELSRQVDVSVELLASLKQDLVHKEQELSRKQQEVVQIDQFLKETAAREASAKLRLQQFIEELLERADRAERQLQVISSSCGSTPSASLGRGGGGSGAGPSTRGPGRTREHHAGLAMPSTYAVSRHGSSPSTGACSRIPAASQSSGCYDSDSLELPRPEEGAPEDSGPGGLGTRVQAANGGLERAQPPRSSGLRRQAIQNWQRRPRRHSTEGEEGDVSDVGSRTTESEAEGPSDAPRPGPAMAGPLSSCRLSARPEGGSGRGRRAERGSPSRSNEVISPEILKMRAALFCIFTYLDTRTLLHAAEVCRDWRFVARHPAVWTRVLLENARVCSKFLAMLAQWCTQAHSLTLQNLKPRQRGKKESKEEYARSTRGCLEAGLESLLKAAGGNLLILRISHCPNILTDRSLWLASCYCRALQAVTYRSATDPVGHEVIWALGAGCREIVSLQVAPLHPCQQPTRFSNRCLQMIGRCWPHLRALGVGGAGCGVQGLASLARNCMRLQVLELDHVSEITQEVAAEVCREGLKGLEMLVLTATPVTPKALLHFNSICRNLKSIVVQVGIADYFKEPSSPEAQKLFEDMVTKLQALRRRPGFSKILHIKVEGGC from the exons ATGGCCTCGCTGGACCTGCCCTACCGCTGCCCCCGCTGCGGGGAGCACAAGCGCTTCCGGAGCCTGTCGTCGCTGCGCGCGCACCTGGAGTACAGCCACACGTACGAGAcgctctacatcctctccaagaCCAACAGCATTTGCGACGGCGCCGCGGCGGCCgcggctgccgccgccgccgccgcctccggtTTCCCTCTGGCGCCTGAGCCTGCCGCCCTGCTGGCCGTGCCAGGCGCCCGGCGCGAGGTCTTCGAGAGCACGTCCTTCCAGGGCAAGGAGCAGGCGGCCGGGCCGTCCCCCGCGGCGCCACACCTGctgcaccaccatcaccaccacgcACCCCTCGCCCACTTCCCTGGCGACCTGGTGCCCGCCAGCCTGCCCTGCGAGGAGCTGGCTGAGCCGGGCCTCgtgcccgccgccgccgcgcgctACGCGCTCCGCGAGATCGAGATCCCGCTGGGGGAGCTATTCGCCCGCAAGTCCGTGGCCTCCTCGGCGTGCTCGACGCCGCCGCCCGGGCCTGGCCCCGGGCCCGCCTCTGCCTCACCCGCGTCTCCCTCGCCCGCCGATGTGGCTTACGAAGAGGGCCTGGCTCGCCTCAAGATCCGCGCGCTGGAGAAGCTGGAGGTGGACCGACGGCTGGAGCGGCTGAGCGAGGAGGTGGAGCAGAAAATCGCGGGCCAGGTGGGCCGGCTTCAGGCCGAGCTGGAGCGCAAGGCGGCGGAGCTGGAGACTGCGCGGCAGGAGAGCGCGCGGCTGGGGCGCGAgaaggaggagctggaggagcgCGCTTCCGAGCTCTCGCGCCAGGTGGACGTGAGTGTGGAGCTGCTGGCCTCGCTCAAGCAGGACCTGGTGCACAAGGAACAGGAGCTGAGCCGCAAGCAGCA GGAGGTGGTGCAGATTGACCAGTTCCTGAAGGAGACGGCGGCGCGGGAGGCCAGCGCCAAGCTGCGGCTGCAGCAGTTCATCGAGGAGCTCCTCGAGCGGGCCGACCGCGCCGAGCGGCAGCTGCAGGTCATCAGCAGCAGCTGTGGCAGCACTCCCAGTGCCAGCCTGGGCCGCGGAGGTGGGGGAAGTGGTGCTGGGCCCAGTACCCGGGGCCCAGGCAGGACG CGAGAACACCACGCGGGCCTGGCCATGCCTAGCACATACGCGGTGTCACGGCATGGCTCCTCTCCCAGCACAGG GGCCTGCAGTCGCATCCCAGCTGCATCCCAGAGCTCAGGCTGCTATGACAGTGACAGTCTGGAGCTGCCCCGGCCAGAAGAGGGGGCCCCTGAGGACAGTGGCCCCGGGGGCTTGGGCACACGGGTCCAGGCTGCCAACGGCGGCTTGGAGCGGGCCCAGCCCCCTCGCAGCTCAGGCCTGCGGCGCCAGGCCATCCAGAACTGGCAGCGCAGACCTCGCCGACACAGCACggagggggaggaaggtgacGTCTCGGATGTGGGCTCCCGAACCACCGAGTCAGAGGCTGAGGGCCCCTCGGATGCCCCCCGCCCTGGGCCTGCTATGGCTGGGCCGTTGAGCAGCTGCCGGCTCTCTG CCCGCCCTGAGGGAGGCAGTGGGCGGGGTCGGCGAGCCGAGAGGGGCAGCCCCTCACGCTCCAATGAGGTCATCAGCCCGGAGATCCTCAAGATGCGAGCCGCCCTGTTCTGCATCTTCACCTACCTGGACACGCGCACACTGCTACATGCCGCCGAGGTCTGCCGGGACTGGCGCTTTGTGGCCCGCCACCCTGCCGTCTGGACACGGGTGCTGCTTGAGAACGCCCGCGTCTGTTCCAAG TTCTTGGCAATGCTGGCTCAGTGGTGCACCCAGGCCCACTCGCTGACACTGCAGAACCTGAAGCCCCGGCAGCGGGGCAAGAAGGAGAGCAAAGAAGAGTATGCCCGGAGTACCCG GGGCTGTCTGGAAGCAGGGCTAGAGTCTCTGCTGAAGGCGGCTGGGGGGAATCTGCTGATCCTGCGCATCTCCCACTGTCCCAACATCCTCACTGACCGTTCGCTCTGGCTGGCCAGCTGCTACTGCCGCGCCCTGCAGGCTGTCACCTACAG AAGCGCCACAGACCCGGTGGGCCACGAGGTCATTTGGGCCCTGGGCGCAGGCTGCAGAGAGATTGTCTCCCTCCAGGTGGCGCCACTTCACCCCTG CCAGCAGCCCACGCGCTTCAGTAACCGCTGCCTACAGATGATCGGTCGCTGTTGGCCCCACCTCCGGGCCCTGGGCGTCGGGGGTGCCGGCTGTGGGGTGCAGGGCCTGGCATCACTCG CGAGAAACTGCATGCGACTGCAGGTCCTGGAGCTGGACCACGTGTCGGAGATCACCCAAGAGGTGGCGGCTGAGGTCTGCCGGGAAGGCCTGAAGGGACTGGAGATGTTGGTGCTCACGGCCACCCCTGTCACCCCCAAGGCCCTGCTGCATTTCAaca GCATCTGCCGGAACCTCAAGTCCATTGTGGTCCAGGTTGGGATTGCCGATTATTTCAAAGAGCCCAGCAGCCCTGAGGCCCAGAAGCTGTTTGAGGACATGGTGACAAAACTCCAG GCCCTACGGCGGAGGCCCGGCTTCTCTAAGATCCTGCACATCAAGGTGGAAGGCGGCTGCTAA